The sequence GAAAATGTAGAAGAAAAAGGAGTCCGAAGGGGAAAACCCTTCGGGAAGATTAGTACTTCAGGCGGACCAGACCGTTGGGCTGGGCAATTTTCATCTGGCAGGCCAGACGTGCTTTCGGGCTGGATTCGTTCAGCGTTTTCATGACCGCTTTTTCTTTGTCCGTCATGTCGCTGAGGAAGTCCATACCGGACTCAACGAAGACCACGCAGGTCCCGCATTCGCCGTCACGGCAACCGAACGGCAGGGCAGAA is a genomic window of Sulfurimonas sp. HSL1-2 containing:
- a CDS encoding 2Fe-2S iron-sulfur cluster binding domain-containing protein, which encodes MTTRVEIMNDFLAINVKPGKTIQDIVEASGSALPFGCRDGECGTCVVFVESGMDFLSDMTDKEKAVMKTLNESSPKARLACQMKIAQPNGLVRLKY